In a single window of the Pseudomonas oryzihabitans genome:
- a CDS encoding DUF2845 domain-containing protein yields MTKAIKLLHWRLSDFRVSAGGLMRVMSSFLWLFGVLLISISLSSNASMRCSTGLVSVGDTLSEVVEKCGSPDFKRKVMVGNNSSNNPRFRSAVVVLFYYGPRNGSVSQIRFSGDNVANIVTYRPTGSGDNDDVYPQNP; encoded by the coding sequence ATGACAAAAGCTATAAAGCTACTACACTGGAGACTAAGCGACTTCAGAGTATCTGCCGGAGGACTTATGAGAGTAATGAGCAGTTTTTTGTGGCTATTTGGTGTATTACTTATCTCGATCTCGCTCAGCAGTAATGCAAGCATGCGGTGTTCGACAGGTTTAGTCTCTGTTGGAGATACGTTGTCAGAGGTAGTAGAAAAGTGCGGCTCGCCAGATTTTAAAAGAAAAGTTATGGTAGGAAATAACTCATCGAATAATCCAAGGTTTAGAAGCGCTGTAGTCGTACTATTCTATTATGGGCCTAGGAATGGAAGCGTATCTCAAATTAGATTTTCTGGCGATAATGTTGCTAATATCGTAACATATCGTCCAACGGGCTCAGGTGATAATGACGACGTTTACCCGCAAAATCCTTAG